In Miscanthus floridulus cultivar M001 chromosome 5, ASM1932011v1, whole genome shotgun sequence, one genomic interval encodes:
- the LOC136453874 gene encoding B3 domain-containing protein Os01g0905400-like isoform X1 → MQPATDAEVVGGAVKQEPEEIVVAVDGDEEVEAEKVVKRRRRKKKTACDPHKKRACVDCTKRCARIHGRPASASALPSSSNARPVPAVPSFFKVMMGYFSEDMDIPPPFARTIWDLAGSNIFLEDAFGLRWRVRLCLRDGVLSFGHGWKNFVLDHAVSCGEFLVFRQIARSVFTVQMFAPSAVERLYLCEKNKRQSRKRKPRQKTSSPSIQTAKKVTKNSVKNCKKRQRTDDHQNGMRPRGRKIKMAAEVCIDDSDVPDSVSELKCSDASERVPEAGAAEPQEISEAPAGHECEAQEVLDGEAEIADDSTMLEENESNYNAISASIVQVSAANEIEHGEGLNLPTDFDASVPLAMMDLNEVSIDDIFLSADIYEFESDMCNPESFSVDLNMEGPITTGQNSGFSCLEDTPQNHLSSMGDGHRSLIPEAVLCIENKEMTDALGTGTSYFVDSSVHDIDINALPANEPPSFGEDNSSPQADAEMHSNECGLSSCNKDKRNSLLPLVNKQAAHKELLVAADSSMTTKQDAPQSGQCNMQDGIGRQHATEIMSRSAKPHELPDLRQNPLQTGNGSESIHRVKFCIDVPAPGQTWLELPGRLPVLPRTKKHGRKVVILKDPCMRLWPVLYQCTPRFNGFITGWVDICRENSLQEGDTCEFELSGNSELSFKLQVRVPNTQ, encoded by the exons ATGCAACCTGCAACGGACGCGGAGGTGGTAGGGGGAGCTGTGAAGCAAGAGCCAGAGGAGATCGTGGTCGCAGTAGACGGTGACGAGGAGGTGGAAGCTGAGAAGGTGgtcaagaggaggaggaggaagaagaagacggccTGCGATCCGCACAAGAAGCGGGCATGCGTGGATTGCACCAAGAGGTGTGCCCGGATCCATGGCCGGCCCGCTTCGGCGTCCGCATTGCCGTCTTCCAGCAATGCGCGGCCGGTCCCAGCAGTGCCGTCCTTCTTCAAGGTCATGATGGGCTACTTCTCCGAGGACATG GATATACCACCCCCATTTGCCCGGACAATCTGGGACCTGGCAGGCTCCAACATTTTTCTCGAGGACGCATTTGGGCTCCGGTGGCGCGTGCGGCTCTGCTTGCGCGACGGCGTACTGTCATTTGGGCATGGATGGAAGAACTTTGTGCTGGACCATGCCGTCAGCTGTGGCGAGTTCCTGGTGTTCAGGCAGATTGCCAGGTCGGTCTTCACCGTGCAGATGTTTGCCCCATCTGCTGTTGAGAGGCTGTATCTCTGTGAGAAGAACAAAAGGCAGAGCCGGAAGAGGAAGCCCAGGCAGAAAACAAGCTCTCCCAGCATCCAGACAGCGAAGAAGGTAACCAAGAACAGCGTGAAAAACTGTAAGAAGAGACAACGTACTGATGATCACCAAAATGGTATGCGCCCGAGAGGCCGTAAGATCAAGATGGCAGCTGAGGTCTGCATCGACGACTCTGACGTTCCAGATTCTGTATCTGAGCTGAAATGTTCAGACGCATCAGAGAGAGTACCGGAGGCTGGAGCCGCAGAACCACAAGAAATTTCTGAGGCCCCTGCGGGACATGAGTGTGAAGCTCAGGAGGTGTTAGATGGAGAGGCAGAAATAGCCGATGACAGCACAATGCTTGAAGAGAATGAAAGCAATTACAATGCTATTTCTGCAAGTATTGTGCAAGTCTCTGCTGCTAATGAAATAGAGCATGGCGAGGGCTTGAATCTGCCGACAGATTTTGATGCTAGTGTACCTCTTGCTATGATGGATCTTAATGAAGTGAGTATAGACGATATATTTCTGTCGGCTGATATATATGAATTTGAAAGCGATATGTGTAACCCAGAATCATTTTCTGTTGATCTGAATATGGAAGGGCCTATTACTACTGGACAAAACTCAGGATTCAGTTGCCTTGAGGATACCCCGCAGAATCACCTTTCTTCTATGGGAGACGGTCATCGTTCTCTGATTCCAGAAGCAGTACTTTGTATCGAAAATAAAGAGATGACTGATGCACTAGGAACAGGAACATCATATTTTGTTGACTCCTCAGTGCATGATATAGACATCAACGCGCTGCCCGCTAATGAGCCGCCATCATTTGGAGAGGATAACTCTTCTCCTCAAGCTGATGCTGAAATGCATTCTAATGAATGTGGATTAAGCAGCTGTAATAAGGATAAACGCAATAGTTTGCTCCCTCTCGTAAACAAGCAAGCTGCACATAAAGAAT TACTTGTTGCAGCAGATTCTTCCATGACCACGAAGCAGGATGCACCACAAAGTGGCCAATGTAACATGCAAGATGGTATAGGACGACAGCATGCTACTGAAATCATGTCGAGAAGCGCGAAGCCTCATGAACTTCCTGATCTCAGGCAGAATCCTCTGCAAACTG GAAACGGCTCTGAATCCATCCACCGCGTCAAGTTTTGCATCGATGTGCCTGCACCAGGGCAAACATGGCTT GAGCTTCCCGGTCGACTGCCGGTTCTTCCAAGAACGAAGAAACATGGGAGGAAGGTTGTAATACTCAAGGACCCATGCATGAGACTCTGGCCTGTGCTCTACCAATGCACCCCTAGGTTCAACGGCTTCATCACCGGCTGGGTTGACATCTGCAGGGAGAACAGCCTGCAGGAAGGTGACACATGCGAGTTCGAACTCAGCGGTAACTCTGAACTCTCATTCAAACTCCAAGTGCGCGTGCCCAATACGCAGTAG
- the LOC136453874 gene encoding B3 domain-containing protein Os01g0905400-like isoform X2, whose product MQPATDAEVVGGAVKQEPEEIVVAVDGDEEVEAEKVVKRRRRKKKTACDPHKKRACVDCTKRCARIHGRPASASALPSSSNARPVPAVPSFFKVMMGYFSEDMDIPPPFARTIWDLAGSNIFLEDAFGLRWRVRLCLRDGVLSFGHGWKNFVLDHAVSCGEFLVFRQIARSVFTVQMFAPSAVERLYLCEKNKRQSRKRKPRQKTSSPSIQTAKKVTKNSVKNCKKRQRTDDHQNGMRPRGRKIKMAAEVCIDDSDVPDSVSELKCSDASERVPEAGAAEPQEISEAPAGHECEAQEVLDGEAEIADDSTMLEENESNYNAISASIVQVSAANEIEHGEGLNLPTDFDASVPLAMMDLNEVSIDDIFLSADIYEFESDMCNPESFSVDLNMEGPITTGQNSGFSCLEDTPQNHLSSMGDGHRSLIPEAVLCIENKEMTDALGTGTSYFVDSSVHDIDINALPANEPPSFGEDNSSPQADAEMHSNECGLSSCNKDKRNSLLPLVNKQAAHKEYSSMTTKQDAPQSGQCNMQDGIGRQHATEIMSRSAKPHELPDLRQNPLQTGNGSESIHRVKFCIDVPAPGQTWLELPGRLPVLPRTKKHGRKVVILKDPCMRLWPVLYQCTPRFNGFITGWVDICRENSLQEGDTCEFELSGNSELSFKLQVRVPNTQ is encoded by the exons ATGCAACCTGCAACGGACGCGGAGGTGGTAGGGGGAGCTGTGAAGCAAGAGCCAGAGGAGATCGTGGTCGCAGTAGACGGTGACGAGGAGGTGGAAGCTGAGAAGGTGgtcaagaggaggaggaggaagaagaagacggccTGCGATCCGCACAAGAAGCGGGCATGCGTGGATTGCACCAAGAGGTGTGCCCGGATCCATGGCCGGCCCGCTTCGGCGTCCGCATTGCCGTCTTCCAGCAATGCGCGGCCGGTCCCAGCAGTGCCGTCCTTCTTCAAGGTCATGATGGGCTACTTCTCCGAGGACATG GATATACCACCCCCATTTGCCCGGACAATCTGGGACCTGGCAGGCTCCAACATTTTTCTCGAGGACGCATTTGGGCTCCGGTGGCGCGTGCGGCTCTGCTTGCGCGACGGCGTACTGTCATTTGGGCATGGATGGAAGAACTTTGTGCTGGACCATGCCGTCAGCTGTGGCGAGTTCCTGGTGTTCAGGCAGATTGCCAGGTCGGTCTTCACCGTGCAGATGTTTGCCCCATCTGCTGTTGAGAGGCTGTATCTCTGTGAGAAGAACAAAAGGCAGAGCCGGAAGAGGAAGCCCAGGCAGAAAACAAGCTCTCCCAGCATCCAGACAGCGAAGAAGGTAACCAAGAACAGCGTGAAAAACTGTAAGAAGAGACAACGTACTGATGATCACCAAAATGGTATGCGCCCGAGAGGCCGTAAGATCAAGATGGCAGCTGAGGTCTGCATCGACGACTCTGACGTTCCAGATTCTGTATCTGAGCTGAAATGTTCAGACGCATCAGAGAGAGTACCGGAGGCTGGAGCCGCAGAACCACAAGAAATTTCTGAGGCCCCTGCGGGACATGAGTGTGAAGCTCAGGAGGTGTTAGATGGAGAGGCAGAAATAGCCGATGACAGCACAATGCTTGAAGAGAATGAAAGCAATTACAATGCTATTTCTGCAAGTATTGTGCAAGTCTCTGCTGCTAATGAAATAGAGCATGGCGAGGGCTTGAATCTGCCGACAGATTTTGATGCTAGTGTACCTCTTGCTATGATGGATCTTAATGAAGTGAGTATAGACGATATATTTCTGTCGGCTGATATATATGAATTTGAAAGCGATATGTGTAACCCAGAATCATTTTCTGTTGATCTGAATATGGAAGGGCCTATTACTACTGGACAAAACTCAGGATTCAGTTGCCTTGAGGATACCCCGCAGAATCACCTTTCTTCTATGGGAGACGGTCATCGTTCTCTGATTCCAGAAGCAGTACTTTGTATCGAAAATAAAGAGATGACTGATGCACTAGGAACAGGAACATCATATTTTGTTGACTCCTCAGTGCATGATATAGACATCAACGCGCTGCCCGCTAATGAGCCGCCATCATTTGGAGAGGATAACTCTTCTCCTCAAGCTGATGCTGAAATGCATTCTAATGAATGTGGATTAAGCAGCTGTAATAAGGATAAACGCAATAGTTTGCTCCCTCTCGTAAACAAGCAAGCTGCACATAAAGAAT ATTCTTCCATGACCACGAAGCAGGATGCACCACAAAGTGGCCAATGTAACATGCAAGATGGTATAGGACGACAGCATGCTACTGAAATCATGTCGAGAAGCGCGAAGCCTCATGAACTTCCTGATCTCAGGCAGAATCCTCTGCAAACTG GAAACGGCTCTGAATCCATCCACCGCGTCAAGTTTTGCATCGATGTGCCTGCACCAGGGCAAACATGGCTT GAGCTTCCCGGTCGACTGCCGGTTCTTCCAAGAACGAAGAAACATGGGAGGAAGGTTGTAATACTCAAGGACCCATGCATGAGACTCTGGCCTGTGCTCTACCAATGCACCCCTAGGTTCAACGGCTTCATCACCGGCTGGGTTGACATCTGCAGGGAGAACAGCCTGCAGGAAGGTGACACATGCGAGTTCGAACTCAGCGGTAACTCTGAACTCTCATTCAAACTCCAAGTGCGCGTGCCCAATACGCAGTAG
- the LOC136453874 gene encoding B3 domain-containing protein Os01g0905400-like isoform X3, translating into MYISHTQDIPPPFARTIWDLAGSNIFLEDAFGLRWRVRLCLRDGVLSFGHGWKNFVLDHAVSCGEFLVFRQIARSVFTVQMFAPSAVERLYLCEKNKRQSRKRKPRQKTSSPSIQTAKKVTKNSVKNCKKRQRTDDHQNGMRPRGRKIKMAAEVCIDDSDVPDSVSELKCSDASERVPEAGAAEPQEISEAPAGHECEAQEVLDGEAEIADDSTMLEENESNYNAISASIVQVSAANEIEHGEGLNLPTDFDASVPLAMMDLNEVSIDDIFLSADIYEFESDMCNPESFSVDLNMEGPITTGQNSGFSCLEDTPQNHLSSMGDGHRSLIPEAVLCIENKEMTDALGTGTSYFVDSSVHDIDINALPANEPPSFGEDNSSPQADAEMHSNECGLSSCNKDKRNSLLPLVNKQAAHKELLVAADSSMTTKQDAPQSGQCNMQDGIGRQHATEIMSRSAKPHELPDLRQNPLQTGNGSESIHRVKFCIDVPAPGQTWLELPGRLPVLPRTKKHGRKVVILKDPCMRLWPVLYQCTPRFNGFITGWVDICRENSLQEGDTCEFELSGNSELSFKLQVRVPNTQ; encoded by the exons ATGTACATTTCACACACGCAGGATATACCACCCCCATTTGCCCGGACAATCTGGGACCTGGCAGGCTCCAACATTTTTCTCGAGGACGCATTTGGGCTCCGGTGGCGCGTGCGGCTCTGCTTGCGCGACGGCGTACTGTCATTTGGGCATGGATGGAAGAACTTTGTGCTGGACCATGCCGTCAGCTGTGGCGAGTTCCTGGTGTTCAGGCAGATTGCCAGGTCGGTCTTCACCGTGCAGATGTTTGCCCCATCTGCTGTTGAGAGGCTGTATCTCTGTGAGAAGAACAAAAGGCAGAGCCGGAAGAGGAAGCCCAGGCAGAAAACAAGCTCTCCCAGCATCCAGACAGCGAAGAAGGTAACCAAGAACAGCGTGAAAAACTGTAAGAAGAGACAACGTACTGATGATCACCAAAATGGTATGCGCCCGAGAGGCCGTAAGATCAAGATGGCAGCTGAGGTCTGCATCGACGACTCTGACGTTCCAGATTCTGTATCTGAGCTGAAATGTTCAGACGCATCAGAGAGAGTACCGGAGGCTGGAGCCGCAGAACCACAAGAAATTTCTGAGGCCCCTGCGGGACATGAGTGTGAAGCTCAGGAGGTGTTAGATGGAGAGGCAGAAATAGCCGATGACAGCACAATGCTTGAAGAGAATGAAAGCAATTACAATGCTATTTCTGCAAGTATTGTGCAAGTCTCTGCTGCTAATGAAATAGAGCATGGCGAGGGCTTGAATCTGCCGACAGATTTTGATGCTAGTGTACCTCTTGCTATGATGGATCTTAATGAAGTGAGTATAGACGATATATTTCTGTCGGCTGATATATATGAATTTGAAAGCGATATGTGTAACCCAGAATCATTTTCTGTTGATCTGAATATGGAAGGGCCTATTACTACTGGACAAAACTCAGGATTCAGTTGCCTTGAGGATACCCCGCAGAATCACCTTTCTTCTATGGGAGACGGTCATCGTTCTCTGATTCCAGAAGCAGTACTTTGTATCGAAAATAAAGAGATGACTGATGCACTAGGAACAGGAACATCATATTTTGTTGACTCCTCAGTGCATGATATAGACATCAACGCGCTGCCCGCTAATGAGCCGCCATCATTTGGAGAGGATAACTCTTCTCCTCAAGCTGATGCTGAAATGCATTCTAATGAATGTGGATTAAGCAGCTGTAATAAGGATAAACGCAATAGTTTGCTCCCTCTCGTAAACAAGCAAGCTGCACATAAAGAAT TACTTGTTGCAGCAGATTCTTCCATGACCACGAAGCAGGATGCACCACAAAGTGGCCAATGTAACATGCAAGATGGTATAGGACGACAGCATGCTACTGAAATCATGTCGAGAAGCGCGAAGCCTCATGAACTTCCTGATCTCAGGCAGAATCCTCTGCAAACTG GAAACGGCTCTGAATCCATCCACCGCGTCAAGTTTTGCATCGATGTGCCTGCACCAGGGCAAACATGGCTT GAGCTTCCCGGTCGACTGCCGGTTCTTCCAAGAACGAAGAAACATGGGAGGAAGGTTGTAATACTCAAGGACCCATGCATGAGACTCTGGCCTGTGCTCTACCAATGCACCCCTAGGTTCAACGGCTTCATCACCGGCTGGGTTGACATCTGCAGGGAGAACAGCCTGCAGGAAGGTGACACATGCGAGTTCGAACTCAGCGGTAACTCTGAACTCTCATTCAAACTCCAAGTGCGCGTGCCCAATACGCAGTAG